CAACCAAAAGCAAATCCAAAATCATCATAGGAGATTCTCGGCCTAGAATTAACTAGAtttgtcaaatgggtgggtcgggtcggatttgGATCGGGCCCTAAATAGTCTGACCCAAATTGACACATTAACtagtttatgacccatttatatgTAGTACAAATTTCCTAACCATATCCGACCCGTCTTGTACTCGAATTgatccatattactaaaacacttttatatttaatccaatctaaaattatttatttcttatagtTTTTTAACACATGTATGTTGCTAATTGTGGacagttttttaaatttataaaagtctgaatttttcgttatttttagaaaagtacaattttttttatttttatttctttttaaaatgaatatttttatccaaatttttctttatttttatttctttttcttcttttcttgttacttttcttccttttcttctcttttccttctaccTCCTTCCTTAGCCGTTGCCATGCCTCAGCAACTAGACACCAGCGCAGCCGATCCTAGTGAACTCAAGCTCACCCAATGCCGATCCATGCGAGCTCGATTCTCGACGAGATCCAGGCAAGGATGAGTTCGCCGGGCTCGATTCTCGGCAAGATCTAGGCAAGGACGAGCTCGTCGAGCTCGATTCCCCGACAAGGATCAGGCAAGCACAAACTCACCGGTGGCCGTCACCGGCTAGTAGAGGTaggatcaaaaagaaaaaagaagaaaagaaagagaaaaagaaaaagaataataatataataataaaataacaaaaattcaaattttaaaatattcgGAAAATCTGTCTATGAATCACTTAAGATAGTTATATTAATTAACCCATTTACTATCCGTAAGGTAACCATTTAAGATCCATTTAAAATTCGTGTAAGACCCATTAAGTTGTTAAGTGACCTATTTTTGACTCATGTAAGCTTGTTAAGCAATATATTTATCACTCACTCCCTTAAATGTGGGTTAATATATGGgttcttgacccattttgacacctctagaaTCAACATATCAGTACATGCGCATATAATGAGGGTATcagcaatgctaatgcaatgcgCTAAACAATTCGGTTCAATCATGCATACGCCGTTTACACCGAGAACTATGACACTTTCCCATGAACGCAGACAAGAATCAAAAGATGCCAAAATGATATGCGAGCACATTCGGAAACTCCATGTTGCGCAATAGAATGAACATAATCAGTACGGGGCTTCAGCAAATGTTACAGAACATcggaatcaattcaagcacaTCTAAACCGGATCGGTTCGTAACTCGGCAGGAAACACATTAGGATCGAGTCAATTTCATACATGATGCTCTCGGCCAACATTATGTAATCGAACACGCAATGATCTAGATCAGAAATTCtatcaaacaaatgaaatgtATCTCGGccaccatgattttttttattttgaacatCCTTCAAAATAGGCACATATGACAAAATTCGATCAACAATTTAGTAGGGAAGGAAATTTTCCGCCAAGGCCTGAATCGAAATACACACTGACCTAGCTCAGGCATTTTTATCAAACAGGTGATATACTATTTGGCAGGGGAGCTTAGATGTGAAGGCAAAGCGATGACTCACATCCGGATTTTTACAAAGGCAACGCAGTAAGTTCAAATAATTGATAGACCCTCCATCGCAGCGAGCTTTCACCCAGGCAGTAGATAGAGCTCTCGGCCTCTGCTTCATAtctaaaatcacaagaaaacaGAGCATACGTTTCCTAATTGAAGGAGACTGATTACCTGTGGCTGCAAGGAAATGAAAAGCTCGAGGGAGTGTAGATGCTACGCCAGAACACGCTGGACGGAAACTCTATGGTTAAAACGAAGTCGTATCCACCCAATGACGTGGTCATTGTGCGGAGCTTCTCAACGTACTACTCTTTATGTCCTTCATCTCCAAATGGGCTTTCAATCTCCATGGGTCGCACTTGATACCACTACTGATCATGGGAAAACTTTCTGCACAGCATCCGGATTCAACTTCAGAGAGaacaaaaccaaaaacaaaaaacaagaggacCACAATAAGCCCAACAATCAACTCTTGTTCCGACTCCCTTACACGTAGTACTTACTTGCCAGACTTCATCAGGTCGGGTTCAGCATCACCGGCTAAAAAATACCCAGTGTGGTCGCGTTCAGCAAGCGCCGAATCTCTGTTATCGTGACATCTGCAATAGCTGTTCCGGTCGGCCAACCGCTCGCAACGTTCGACTGTGGAACATTCTAAATCCAGATTTGAGGTGTCGGCCAAACTCTCCAACGACCTGCAATCGTGAATCCATAGCTTCCGCAAAGATTTCAAGTGGTTTATATCTTCCAAGCTTCTTAGCTTTGGACATTCTCCAACCCTGAGCTTCCTTAGCTTTCTCAATTTCCATAAGTCTGACAACCTTCCCAAGGAGTTGCATTCCACGACAGATAGGGAGCAAAGGGATCCCAAATCTTCAAGGCCGCGGATCTCGACCAACCACTTGCATCCAAGCAAATGTACCTCTTGCAGATTCTTCATGCACGACAGATCAAGCACTTTTGAGGTGAACGCACACCTACGCATCTCTAAATGTCTCAAACTTTCCATTCTCAACTGAAACGGGGCGTCCAGCATTCTTTTTTGGGGCTTCAGCCTAACGGCACGAAATCTACCCGGCATCCAACAACTGTCTACTCGCAACGTCAACAAGTTCCCCATTCTGGAAAAATCGAATGATTCTCCAATCGCTAGATTTCCAAGTTCTAACTCTCTTAAACTAGACGGGAGCCAGGGGAGGAAATTCGTGGTTTTGGGGGACGATGATAGTTTTTCCAGCAGAGAAGGGAGAATGATGGGAGTGTGAAGAGCAGTGACACTCCCAAGCACAAATTGCACGCCTTCGAAGAACTTGACAGAATCAGTGGTCCATCTTACACAAGTCAAACTTGGGGGAAGCTCCGGCAATTGTTTAAGCTCAGGACATGCTTCTAGGTTAAGTATTTGGAGACTAGAGAGGCGACTCACCGTGGAGGGTAATCCAGATATACATGTGTATGACAAGTCTAGGATCCTCAAATGAGATAGAAGTACAATTTCTTCAGGGATTTTGCCGGTCAAGTTCCAGCAATAATTAGCGTATAgctcttcaagcttctccaccAGCCCAATCATACTGGGTAATTTTGTTATGCTACTTATGTGGCTCAATCTAAGTACTTTCAGTTGCTTTAGATTGCCAATTGAATCGGGTAGGTGACCCAAACTTGTAAATGACAAATCCAACTCAACCAATAATTGTAAGTTCCCAACTGTGTCCGGAAGTTCCTTTATCATCCTACACTTAGATATATTCAACCACCGAAGTTTCACCAGCCCTCCAATTGAGTATGGCAACTTGCTAATCTGCCTATGAGATACATCGAAGGTCAACAATGACTTCAAATTACCAAATGTTTCCGGAAGTTTAAACATACATGACGAACAAGGCATCATAATTTCTATCAAAGCTTCTAGACATCCAAGTTCTTCAGGCAACTCTTGAAGAGACTCACATCCATTCAAGTTCAAAGTAGTGAGGAGCTTTAATTTACCAATGGATGGGTCGATTTCATTTAAGTTGTGACAGCcttcaagaatcaatctctccaaggACTCCCACGCAGAAAAATCGGGTGTTTTCCTTAAGTAGTTGCGATTCTTGAGATCTAGTATTTTGAGTTTGCTCGCCACCTGCCAaacaatttgataatttatataCATTAACAAACAATCTATCCAGAAAAAAAGCGGAAGAAATGATACAACATATGCAAGTAGTGATACTCGTAGCATACTTTGATTTGGTTCCAGCCAAGCCATTCCTCAGAAATACCGCTACATGAAAGGTTtagaatgactaaattagtcGGACGAAAGTTTGTTGCCACAAACTCGAAAGGGCAAAACCGCCAAGAAAGCCATGTTAAACCGGGGAGAAGGTTATTGAAGTCTCCGACAAGGAACGCCCCATTCGTTTCAAAGAACCTCAGCTTTTGCAAATTAGTAACTTCTTCATGCGTTACAATGTCTCCACGATTTCCTGTTGACAGTGCTTCTATTTTCCTACTTCCCTGACAATAAATGCCAAGAAGTCCACTTGTGAAGGTCCAAAGGAAACAATTTCAAGTGCTAATACGgattatatttttccttttacaagAATAGTCTACAACAATtcacatgaaaataaattattgttcccttttttttacctctttctGCTTCGGAATTCGCAAGGCCTCCCGATGATTCCAAACTCTGCTACACTCGAAGGGATATTTGGAATTCTCTTGACGGACGATTGCCCTTCCGAGGTCTCGcacttggtcatgcatccaaaaagtattgtcatctttgatttttatcaagGACATGAGAGAGAGGACTTCAATGGCATTGTGTGGGCAGTATTCACAGTCATCCCACATGTAGAAAGGGTAGGTTTTGTCcttaccaacaaaaaaacaagctatatcaagaaatatttgCCTTTGTGCATCATCTAGCCTTTCATAAGTTATCTTTAATGTTTTTTGGATTTCCATGGGAGGAGCTTTTTCTAGCTTCTTCAAAGTGTCTGCCCAAAATGCTTCGGATTTACCGGAAAGGGATGAACCGGTAACTTCAAGAGCTAAAGGGAGCTTTTCCAGAGTAGAGACCATGTCTTCTGAAAGGGAGATATAATTCTCTGGTGGTGAGTCTCTTCTAAAGGCATGCCTACTAAAAAGTTTAAGAGCATGATCAAATTTCATTTCCTCTACTTCGTAAGTGGAAACATTTGCAGGCTTTGTTGCAAGGCCTTCACTTGTTGCTTCTCCCTCGATCATTAGGACACTTTGGTCCCTAGTAGTTATGATAATCCTACTACCATAACCGAACCAGTTACCTTTTCCTGCTAGACTTTTGAGTTGCTTTTTCTCATCTACATCATCAAGAACGATGAGAACTTTTCTATTTCAAAGTAGTCTCTTAATCATGTTGATCCCTTCGTCCACGTCATGAATTTGGTTGACACAACCAGAGTCAAGGAACTTGGATAACAACTTTTCTTGCAAATATACCAAACCGTGTCGTTCTGATGACTCTCGAACATCCGAAAGAAAATTGCAACATTGGAAGTGAGAAGACAGTTGGTTGAAGACAACCTTTGCAAGTGTTGTTTTTCCAACCCCGCCCATTCCGTAGATTCCGAGAAACTGGACACCATTTGATTCCACATCCAACAATCTGATTATTGCTTCTACAcgatcatcaactccaactaGATCTTCAGTTACATTCTTTTTACATCTGGCATTCAGCTTGGCCAATACAGTTTGAATTACAGACCGTAACAGATGTACTTGGCTGCCATAACGCAACAACCATGTtaaagataaatttatattgCTAAACTACGCCCTACGTGACCCAATTTTCATTGCAATTAGTAGAAATTACGTAAAATAATCTAGATGCCAAAAATACCAAGATTTTCCCAATCTACCTCCGCTCCCCCAATTTTAGTCACCATCACCGTCGGCCTCCACCACTGCAATAACTCCATTGACCGAAGGAGTGGCCACGATAGAGCTGACATCGGCCATTACCTGTGGCCAACAGCAGGAGTGGCCACGACCACAATTTACACTACATAGGATTGGTGAGATGAATAGACTATATTTTCACCAGCTATATCCCAATTAAACTGAATAGGTAAAAAGTCTAGGATATTTACCTTTCACCTTTCTTCCAATTCCATCCCTTTATCTCACCCACCTCATTGAGAGCGTTTTCCCATGACTCTACTTCAGTGGCGAACTTTTCCTGGTGCTTTGAAAGGGCTTCTCTATATAAGTTTGTTCTGAGCTTGACATCAAGAGGTTCCACGTTCAAGAAAATAGGCAGAAtctcttttttctcatttgatcTCGAGGTGCACTCGACCATGTGTGCGAGCTCCCGGAGGCACCACCGGCTTGAAGCATATTTCCTGGAAAATATGGGGATGTAGATCTTGGACTGTTCTATTGCTTGTAGAAGCTCATCACCGATTTTATTACCAACGTGGAGCGATTCAGAATCCCTAAAGACATGGATCCCGGCATCAACCATGCCATGGTAAAGAAAATCGGTGAATTCATGGCGGGTGTCCAATCCTCGGAAATTGAGAAAAGCCTCGTATGGAGGTCCGACGGATGCCCGTGAATTCGTCCCTCTCTCCATTGTAGGATCTGAGGAAAGCTTGCTTTGGGTGTGCTTGGCTGTGAGCGTGGGCTGTCAATGTACTAAGCTCTGGAGATGAGAAAAATGAAGCCAGTTGCGCTAAAAACTCGGAAAGCAGTTTTTATGGAGATGGCCTGCCTAGTTCAGGCGACTGGCCATATATTGATATAAggctgaaaatatttttttcaaaagcatattttaaatttatgacgGTTTGGATGGCGGAAAATATGTGATGAGCTTTGTAAAACTGGGAAacatggaaatcattttccccgaTCTTTGTCGCTGCTGCTTTCCTCTCCAGAACCCCTcgctcaccatcatcatcatcaatcaaACACGTTCCTGAGCCTCATCGCCctcgctctcctcctcctcctcccacgGCCAAGCCTTGCGTCGACGAGCTCGCTTACCTCAGCACAGCAGCGTCTTCTCAATCTTCAACGCGTTCAGAATCATATCACTAAATTTTCTATCCTTAATCACACTTCGAGCTGTAGTTGCAGCtcattttatttgagaaaaatgttgGGGGAAATCGAACAAGTGAGCATCCATAGGATCGAG
The genomic region above belongs to Rhodamnia argentea isolate NSW1041297 chromosome 6, ASM2092103v1, whole genome shotgun sequence and contains:
- the LOC125315381 gene encoding putative adenylate cyclase regulatory protein, yielding MGNLLTLRVDSCWMPGRFRAVRLKPQKRMLDAPFQLRMESLRHLEMRRCAFTSKVLDLSCMKNLQEVHLLGCKWLVEIRGLEDLGSLCSLSVVECNSLGRLSDLWKLRKLRKLRVGECPKLRSLEDINHLKSLRKLWIHDCRSLESLADTSNLDLECSTVERCERLADRNSYCRCHDNRDSALAERDHTGYFLAGDAEPDLMKSGN
- the LOC125315508 gene encoding disease resistance protein RPV1-like, with translation MIEGEATSEGLATKPANVSTYEVEEMKFDHALKLFSRHAFRRDSPPENYISLSEDMVSTLEKLPLALEVTGSSLSGKSEAFWADTLKKLEKAPPMEIQKTLKITYERLDDAQRQIFLDIACFFVGKDKTYPFYMWDDCEYCPHNAIEVLSLMSLIKIKDDNTFWMHDQVRDLGRAIVRQENSKYPFECSRVWNHREALRIPKQKEGSRKIEALSTGNRGDIVTHEEVTNLQKLRFFETNGAFLVGDFNNLLPGLTWLSWRFCPFEFVATNFRPTNLVILNLSCSGISEEWLGWNQIKVASKLKILDLKNRNYLRKTPDFSAWESLERLILEGCHNLNEIDPSIGKLKLLTTLNLNGCESLQELPEELGCLEALIEIMMPCSSCMFKLPETFGNLKSLLTFDVSHRQISKLPYSIGGLVKLRWLNISKCRMIKELPDTVGNLQLLVELDLSFTSLGHLPDSIGNLKQLKVLRLSHISSITKLPSMIGLVEKLEELYANYCWNLTGKIPEEIVLLSHLRILDLSYTCISGLPSTCHCSSHSHHSPFSAGKTIIVPQNHEFPPLAPV
- the LOC125315379 gene encoding disease resistance protein L6-like; the protein is MVDAGIHVFRDSESLHVGNKIGDELLQAIEQSKIYIPIFSRKYASSRWCLRELAHMVECTSRSNEKKEILPIFLNVEPLDVKLRTNLYREALSKHQEKFATEVESWENALNEVGEIKGWNWKKGESQVHLLRSVIQTVLAKLNARCKKNVTEDLVGVDDRVEAIIRLLDVESNGVQFLGIYGMGGVGKTTLAKVVFNQLSSHFQCCNFLSDVRESSERHGLVYLQEKLLSKFLDSGCVNQIHDVDEGINMIKRLL